A genomic region of Paroedura picta isolate Pp20150507F chromosome 4, Ppicta_v3.0, whole genome shotgun sequence contains the following coding sequences:
- the YJU2 gene encoding splicing factor YJU2, producing the protein MSERKVLNKYYPPDFDPSKIPKLKLPKDRQYVVRLMAPFNMRCKTCGEYIYKGKKFNARKETVQNEVYLGLPIFRFYIKCTRCLAEITFKTDPENTDYAMEHGATRNFQAEKLLEEEEKRLQKEREDEELNNPMKVLENRTKDSKLEMEVLENLQELKDLNQRQAHVDFESMLQQYKDFEEEQKRLAVEEDEREMRAMLDQAQARRLLEDSDSDEDPAQAPAKTFPKAKPTDILQEVSEPQAKKLKVECWEKSIGKLSSKSGLSGLVAAKRKVDYNPTNGAEAQNRPGGSGAGSQSTEASHAPQASGTRTSGSSSLSLLGAYSDSEDSQSD; encoded by the exons ATGTCGGAGAGGAAAGTGTTAAAT aAATACTACCCACCAGACTTTGATCCATCGAAGATCCCCAAGCTTAAACTTCCAAAGGACCGGCAATATGTGGTGCGGCTGATGGCCCCCTTTAACATGCG GTGCAAGACATGTGGAGAGTACATCTACAAAGGCAAGAAGTTCAATGCTCGGAAGGAGACCGTCCAAAATGAAGTCTACCTGGGGCTTCCCATCTTCCGTTTTTATATCAAGTGCACCCGCTGCCTTGCGGAAATCACTTTCAAG ACAGACCCTGAGAACACTGATTACGCTATGGAGCATGGGGCCACACGGAACTTCCAAGCGGAGAAGTTgctagaggaagaggagaagcggttgcagaaggagagagaagatGAAGAGCTCAATAACCCCATGAAG GTTCTGGAGAACAGAACCAAAGACTCCAAGCTGGAGATGGAGGTTCTGGAGAACCTGCAGGAGCTGAAGGATCTCAACCAGCGCCAGGCCCACGTGGACTTTGAATCCATGCTGCAGCAGTACAAGGATTTTGAAGAAGAGCAGAAGCGGCTGGCCGTGGAGGAGGACGAGCGGGAGATGAG AGCTATGTTGGACCAAGCCCAGGCCAGGCGGCTGCTGGAAGACTCAGATTCTGACGAAGATCCCGCTCAAGCCCCTGCAAAGACATTTCCAAAGGCAAAACCTACGGACATCTTGCAGGAG gtGTCTGAGCCCCAGGCCAAAAAGCTGAAGGTGGAATGCTGGGAGAAGAGCATCGGCAAGCTGTCCAGCAAGTCTGGGCTCTCGGGACTGGTGGCGGCTAAGAGGAAGGTGGATTACAACCCCACCAATGGTGCTGAGGCTCAGAACAGGCCAGGAGGCTCAG GTGCTGGGAGTCAGAGCACAGAGGCCAGCCATGCTCCACAGGCGTCAGGGACAAGAACATCGGGCTCCTCTTCATTAAGTCTGCTGGGAGCCTACTCAGACAGTGAGGACAGCCAGAGCGATTGA